In Cydia amplana chromosome 2, ilCydAmpl1.1, whole genome shotgun sequence, the following proteins share a genomic window:
- the LOC134661087 gene encoding uncharacterized protein LOC134661087 encodes MSLDVNISEPEEFNCQELHTSIEQTALIKGIKDFNYHVDTISGKGDNYIANLFRVVIKDTEDETNIVNVIVKTLINTARQETFSELHKREVKVYNKVLPMFKRIQKLINEEDRVIFPDCLLSSIEEEQEILILEDMQDKGFVMSDKMAKFESLTFYEIESILKELAKFHALSLICEKQEPEEFQKLQKKFKDLMFDNRFLNKSNLRKYFVDSFEMSLKVVECIELKKLLEQIGTRLIDLLRLYTSPKKFNVLCHGDCWVNNVLFKKTEHGDQLCFLDFQVLRNANPATDVLHFLFLCTNSNFRSQHLENLLDAYYESFQAFSNLFNVDASLIYPKEDFYRDIRESLPFGFLIAFIELRIVTCTAEDIDFLRGSSLSLNNLVSPNGNELFKTRINDAVREASNNGAIKNLIHEMNRFS; translated from the exons ATGTCTCTAGACGTCAATATTAGTGAACCCGAAGAATTCAATTGCCAAGAACTGCACACTTCTATTGAACAAACCGCTCTGATTAAAGGGATAAAGGATTTTAACTATCACGTAGATACTATTAGTGGCAAAGGAGATAACTACATTGCAAATCTATTTCGTGTAGTTATCAAAGATACTGAAGATGAAACTAACATCGTCAATGTAATTGTGAAAACTCTTATAAACACAGCAAGACAAGAAACATTTAGTGAATTACACAAACGAGAAGTCAAAGTTTATAATAAAGTGTTACCCATGTTTAAACGAATACAAAAGCTCATTAACGAGGAAGATAGAGTGATATTTCCAGATTGTTTATTATCAAGTATTGAAGAAGAACAAGAGATTTTAATACTCGAAGATATGCAAGATAAAGGTTTTGTAATGAGTGATAAGATGGCTAAATTTGAATCGTTGACTTTTTATGAAATCGAATCAATATTAAAGGAGTTAGCAAAGTTTCATGCCCTCTCTTTGATTTGTGAGAAACAAGAGCCAGAAGAATTTCAAAAGTTACAGAAAAAGTTTAAAGATTTAATGTTCGATAACAGATTTCTGAACAAAAGTAATTTACGAAAATATTTTGTGGATTCTTTTGAGATGTCATTAAAAGTTGTAGAGTGTATCGAACTCAAGAAATTGTTAGAACAAATAGGAACGAGACTTATAGACTTGTTAAGACTGTATACTTCGCCAAAGAAGTTTAATGTATTGTGCCATGGAGACTGCTGGGTTAATAATGTGCTGTTTAAAAAAACG gaaCACGGAGATCAGCTATGCTTCTTAGACTTCCAGGTGTTACGAAATGCTAATCCAGCTACCGACGTCCTACATTTCCTGTTCCTATGCACCAACTCCAACTTCCGATCTCAACATTTAGAAAACCTCTTAGACGCATATTACGAAAGTTTCCAAGCATTCTCGAATTTATTCAACGTAGATGCAAGTTTAATTTATCCGAAGGAGGATTTTTACAGGGATATAAGGGAAAGTTTGCCTTTCGGGTTCTTGATAGCTTTCATAGAGTTGAGGATAGTCACATGTACCGCGGAGGATATTGATTTTTTGAGAGGTTCTAGTCTTTCGCTGAATAATTTGGTGTCGCCGAATGGCAATGAGCTGTTTAAAACTAGAATTAATGACGCTGTTAGAGAAGCCTCCAATAATGGCGCTATAAAGAATTTGATTCATGAAATGAATAGATTTAGTTAG